A region of Rhizorhabdus wittichii RW1 DNA encodes the following proteins:
- a CDS encoding protease Do (TIGRFAM: protease Do~PFAM: peptidase S1 and S6, chymotrypsin/Hap; PDZ/DHR/GLGF domain protein), with protein MRYAYGITAALLAGGAAATLTLQQPVGAQVAQNAPGSINATAPRPGAPMSFADLAAKLQPAVVNISTTQKIQVRGGGNAFSGTPFEELFRRFGGGQGDDGKPITREATSLGSGFIISPDGYVVTNNHVISASPEGGSGAVVSSITVTLPDRKEYKATIVGRDQTSDLALLKIDAKNLPFVQFGDSTRTRVGDWVVAIGNPFGLGGTVTAGIVSALHRSIGINGPYDRYIQTDASINQGNSGGPMFDLQGNVIGINTAIFSPTGGNVGIGFAIPAEEAKPIIDQLRTGQRVRRGYLGVGIQPMTEDIASSLGLPKDRGEIVARVEPGEAAARAGIRQGDVIVRVDNQEITPDNTLSYIVGKAAVGARLPIELIREGQRKTVTVTLGERPPEDQLASAGNLDEDQGDDAPGAAQSAPDQSTRTAIGLGLQTLTPDIARRLGVSSTLRGVVINYVDPSSDAAANGFQPRDIILQINNVPVATVQAAAAKITEAQKAKRPTVLLFVQRGNNPPRYVGVQIRN; from the coding sequence GTGCGTTATGCCTATGGGATCACCGCGGCCTTGCTGGCGGGCGGTGCGGCCGCAACCCTGACCTTGCAGCAACCGGTCGGCGCCCAGGTGGCGCAGAACGCGCCGGGCTCGATCAACGCGACCGCACCCCGACCGGGCGCGCCGATGAGCTTCGCCGATCTCGCGGCCAAGCTGCAGCCGGCGGTCGTCAACATCTCCACCACCCAGAAGATCCAGGTGCGCGGCGGCGGCAACGCCTTCTCCGGCACCCCGTTCGAGGAACTGTTCCGGCGCTTCGGCGGCGGCCAGGGCGACGACGGCAAGCCGATCACGCGCGAGGCGACCTCGCTCGGCTCGGGCTTCATCATCTCGCCCGACGGCTATGTCGTCACCAACAACCACGTCATCTCGGCCTCGCCCGAGGGCGGCAGCGGCGCGGTGGTCAGCTCGATCACCGTCACCCTGCCCGACCGCAAGGAATATAAGGCGACGATCGTCGGCCGCGACCAGACGTCGGACCTGGCGCTGCTCAAGATCGACGCGAAGAACCTGCCCTTCGTCCAGTTCGGCGATTCGACCCGTACCCGGGTCGGCGACTGGGTGGTGGCGATCGGCAATCCGTTCGGCCTCGGTGGCACGGTGACGGCGGGCATCGTCTCGGCGCTGCACCGCTCGATCGGCATCAACGGCCCCTATGACCGCTACATCCAGACCGACGCCTCGATCAACCAGGGCAATTCGGGCGGCCCGATGTTCGATCTGCAGGGCAACGTCATCGGCATCAACACGGCGATCTTCTCGCCGACCGGCGGCAATGTCGGCATCGGCTTCGCGATCCCGGCCGAGGAGGCCAAGCCGATCATCGACCAGCTCCGCACCGGCCAGCGGGTGCGGCGCGGCTATCTGGGCGTCGGCATCCAGCCGATGACCGAGGACATCGCCAGCAGCCTGGGCCTGCCCAAGGACCGCGGCGAGATCGTCGCCCGGGTCGAGCCGGGCGAGGCGGCGGCGCGCGCGGGCATCCGCCAGGGCGACGTCATCGTCCGCGTCGACAATCAGGAGATCACCCCCGACAACACGCTGTCCTACATCGTCGGCAAGGCCGCGGTGGGCGCGCGCCTGCCGATCGAGCTGATCCGCGAGGGCCAGCGCAAGACGGTGACGGTGACGCTGGGCGAACGCCCGCCCGAGGACCAGCTCGCCAGCGCCGGCAACCTCGACGAGGACCAGGGCGACGACGCCCCGGGCGCGGCGCAGAGCGCGCCCGACCAGTCGACCCGCACGGCGATCGGCCTCGGCCTGCAGACGCTGACGCCCGACATCGCCCGGCGCCTGGGCGTCTCGTCGACGCTGCGCGGCGTGGTGATCAACTATGTCGATCCGTCGAGCGATGCCGCGGCCAACGGCTTCCAGCCGCGCGACATCATCCTGCAGATCAACAATGTGCCGGTGGCGACGGTCCAGGCGGCGGCGGCGAAGATCACCGAGGCGCAGAAGGCCAAGCGCCCGACTGTGCTCTTGTTCGTCCAGCGCGGCAACAATCCGCCGCGCTATGTGGGCGTGCAGATCCGCAACTGA
- a CDS encoding band 7 protein (PFAM: band 7 protein) codes for MNVSDNIASRNVIGWAIAAIAAVVVLSSTVAIVPETKQALVVRFGKPDTVYNAYRPNEDFGATGAGVIWKIPFIDQITWIDKRVRDFDMERQSVLSTDQLRLEVDAYARYRIVDPLRMAITAGSERRVEEALRPILGSSLRNELGKRPFASLLSPERGQVMDNIQTRLNRVARQYGAEIVDVRIKRADLPDGTPLDSAFNRMRTAREQEARSILAEGRKQAQIITAEADAQAAGTYAESFNKDPDFYNFYRAMQSYRMTFGTDGTEAPGSSNVILSPDNEYLREFRGRR; via the coding sequence ATGAACGTCAGCGACAACATCGCCAGCCGCAACGTGATCGGCTGGGCGATCGCCGCGATCGCCGCGGTGGTCGTCCTCAGCAGCACCGTGGCGATCGTGCCCGAGACCAAGCAGGCGCTGGTCGTCCGCTTCGGCAAGCCCGACACGGTCTACAACGCCTACCGCCCGAACGAGGATTTCGGCGCGACCGGCGCGGGCGTGATCTGGAAGATCCCGTTCATCGACCAGATCACCTGGATCGACAAGCGCGTCCGCGATTTCGACATGGAGCGCCAGTCGGTGCTGTCGACCGACCAGCTCCGGCTCGAGGTCGACGCCTATGCCCGCTACCGGATCGTCGATCCGCTGCGCATGGCGATCACCGCCGGCAGCGAGCGCCGGGTCGAGGAGGCGCTGCGCCCGATCCTCGGCTCCTCGCTCCGCAACGAGCTCGGCAAGCGTCCGTTCGCGTCGCTGCTCAGCCCCGAGCGCGGGCAGGTGATGGACAATATCCAGACGCGGCTGAACCGGGTCGCGCGCCAGTACGGCGCCGAGATCGTCGACGTCCGCATCAAGCGCGCCGACCTGCCCGACGGCACCCCGCTCGATTCCGCCTTCAACCGGATGCGCACGGCGCGCGAGCAGGAGGCCCGCTCGATCCTCGCTGAGGGGCGCAAGCAGGCGCAGATCATCACCGCCGAGGCCGACGCGCAGGCGGCCGGCACCTATGCCGAGAGCTTCAACAAGGACCCCGATTTCTACAATTTCTACCGGGCGATGCAGTCCTATCGGATGACCTTCGGCACCGACGGGACCGAGGCGCCCGGGTCGTCCAACGTCATCCTGTCGCCCGACAACGAATATCTGCGGGAGTTCCGCGGGCGGCGCTGA
- a CDS encoding HflK protein (TIGRFAM: HflK protein~PFAM: band 7 protein): protein MQIRAPPGKGTVFPPIRTYNDRMNDSDSSGMASRPMLNEGGPWGGGGSGGGGGGDDGNPWNQPPRGRPGRGPAGRSAIDELLRRGRARFGGRGGPEPDAGRIALWAVGGLLLVWILWTSSHRIDPQERGVVTRLGSYATTLEPGMRFSFPAPIDIVTKVDIEDIRVKDIPQGGGNSQNLMLTGDQNIIDLAYSVRWNIRDPELYLYELADPDETVAEVAESAMRAEIARVALNDAMGPQRSQIEGRVQQRMQEILDSYRAGITVQGVAIKQADPPAAVVEAFKSVSAAQQQAQAYLNEARAYAQQLGAKAEGEAAAFDKVYAEYKLAPEVTRRRMYYETMERVLAKTDKTVIETQNVMPYIPLPPAQPKPAQQQ, encoded by the coding sequence GTGCAAATAAGGGCTCCGCCAGGAAAGGGCACTGTTTTTCCGCCGATCCGTACCTATAATGACCGGATGAACGACAGCGACAGCAGCGGAATGGCGTCGCGGCCGATGCTCAACGAGGGCGGGCCGTGGGGCGGAGGAGGATCGGGCGGCGGCGGGGGCGGCGATGACGGCAACCCCTGGAACCAGCCGCCGCGCGGACGGCCCGGCCGGGGCCCGGCGGGCCGCTCGGCCATCGACGAGCTGCTGCGGCGCGGCCGTGCCCGCTTCGGCGGCCGGGGCGGGCCGGAGCCCGACGCCGGGCGCATCGCGCTCTGGGCGGTCGGCGGGCTGCTGCTCGTCTGGATCCTGTGGACCAGCAGCCACCGGATCGACCCGCAGGAACGCGGCGTCGTCACCCGTCTCGGCTCCTATGCCACCACGCTCGAACCGGGCATGCGCTTCTCCTTCCCGGCGCCGATCGACATCGTCACCAAGGTCGACATCGAGGATATCCGCGTGAAGGACATCCCCCAGGGCGGCGGCAACAGCCAGAACCTGATGCTGACCGGCGACCAGAACATCATCGACCTGGCCTATTCGGTGCGCTGGAACATCCGCGATCCCGAGCTCTATCTCTATGAGCTGGCCGATCCGGACGAGACCGTCGCTGAGGTCGCCGAGAGCGCGATGCGCGCGGAGATCGCCCGGGTCGCTCTCAACGACGCCATGGGTCCGCAGCGCAGCCAGATCGAGGGCCGCGTCCAGCAGCGCATGCAGGAGATCCTCGACAGCTACCGCGCCGGCATCACCGTGCAGGGCGTCGCGATCAAGCAGGCCGACCCGCCCGCCGCCGTGGTCGAGGCGTTCAAGTCGGTCTCGGCCGCCCAGCAGCAGGCCCAGGCCTATCTCAACGAGGCGCGCGCCTATGCCCAGCAGCTCGGCGCCAAGGCCGAGGGCGAGGCGGCGGCGTTCGACAAGGTCTATGCCGAGTACAAGCTGGCGCCCGAGGTGACCCGCCGCCGCATGTATTACGAGACGATGGAACGCGTCCTCGCCAAGACCGACAAGACGGTCATCGAGACGCAGAACGTCATGCCCTACATCCCGCTGCCGCCCGCGCAGCCCAAGCCGGCTCAACAGCAATGA
- a CDS encoding ATPase involved in chromosome partitioning-like protein, with protein MDMTDSLPAALDGVADPISGKGLIASGRAAPPRFEDGTASVVVDVTGLSGDARSKLETAVKQALIAVPGVETVRVAMTAEKRGRKIIAIGSGKGGVGKSTLSANLAVALRRMGRKVGLVDADIYGPSQARLLSTEGMRPTAQGQKMDPVLSPHGVPMLSMAQLVKPGQAIAWRGPMAANALGQLIDAEWGDVDLLILDLPPGTGDVQLTMVQKYKPVGAIIVSTPQDLALIDATRAIDFFNQAHVPIIGMVENMAGYACPHCGEVSDPFGQGGAQAAAMSMNLPFLGRVPLDIGIRTASDAGLPPAAEDGDTIFAPLAAKIADWLNPAKPASF; from the coding sequence ATGGACATGACAGACTCGCTCCCCGCCGCGCTCGACGGCGTGGCCGATCCGATCAGCGGCAAGGGCCTGATCGCCAGCGGACGGGCCGCCCCGCCGCGCTTCGAGGACGGCACCGCCAGCGTCGTGGTCGACGTCACCGGCCTGTCGGGCGACGCCCGCTCCAAGCTCGAAACCGCCGTGAAGCAGGCGTTGATCGCGGTGCCGGGGGTGGAGACGGTGCGGGTGGCGATGACCGCCGAGAAGCGCGGCCGCAAGATCATCGCGATCGGATCGGGCAAGGGCGGGGTGGGCAAGTCGACGCTGTCGGCCAACCTCGCCGTCGCGCTCCGGCGGATGGGGCGCAAGGTCGGCCTGGTCGACGCCGACATCTACGGCCCGTCGCAGGCGCGGCTGCTGTCGACCGAAGGGATGCGCCCGACCGCGCAGGGCCAGAAGATGGACCCGGTGCTCTCGCCGCACGGCGTGCCGATGCTGTCGATGGCGCAGCTCGTCAAGCCGGGGCAGGCGATCGCCTGGCGCGGGCCGATGGCGGCCAACGCGCTGGGCCAGCTGATCGACGCCGAATGGGGCGACGTCGACCTGCTGATCCTCGACCTGCCGCCCGGCACCGGCGACGTCCAGCTCACCATGGTGCAGAAATACAAGCCGGTGGGCGCGATCATCGTGTCGACCCCGCAGGACCTGGCGCTGATCGACGCGACCCGCGCGATCGACTTCTTCAACCAGGCGCATGTGCCGATCATCGGCATGGTCGAGAACATGGCCGGCTATGCCTGCCCGCATTGCGGCGAGGTCTCCGACCCGTTCGGCCAGGGCGGGGCGCAGGCGGCGGCGATGTCGATGAACCTGCCCTTCCTCGGCCGGGTCCCGCTCGACATCGGCATCCGCACCGCGTCCGACGCGGGCCTGCCGCCGGCCGCCGAGGACGGCGACACGATCTTCGCACCGCTCGCCGCGAAGATCGCCGACTGGTTGAACCCGGCGAAACCCGCATCATTTTAA
- a CDS encoding CoA-binding domain protein (PFAM: CoA-binding domain protein) yields the protein MPLTADQDIADLLRTAKTIAMVGASDRPDRPSHGVMRFLLSRGYDVIPVNPQLAGQRIHDRPVLASLDEIRAPVDIVDIFRNSTAAGPVIDAAIAAGAKAVWTQLGVFNDEAVARAEAAGLKAVVNRCPAIEIPRLGL from the coding sequence ATGCCGCTGACCGCCGACCAGGATATCGCCGACCTCCTCCGCACCGCGAAGACCATCGCCATGGTCGGCGCCAGCGACCGGCCCGACCGGCCGAGCCACGGCGTGATGCGCTTCCTGCTGTCGCGCGGCTACGACGTGATCCCGGTCAACCCGCAGCTCGCCGGGCAGCGCATCCACGACCGGCCGGTGCTGGCCTCGCTCGACGAGATTCGCGCGCCGGTCGACATCGTCGACATCTTCCGCAACTCGACCGCCGCCGGCCCGGTGATCGACGCCGCGATCGCCGCGGGCGCGAAGGCGGTGTGGACCCAGCTCGGCGTGTTCAACGACGAGGCCGTCGCCCGCGCCGAGGCCGCCGGGCTGAAGGCGGTGGTCAACCGCTGCCCCGCGATCGAGATCCCGCGCCTGGGACTTTGA
- a CDS encoding Integrase, catalytic region (PFAM: Integrase, catalytic region), producing the protein MGRSYRQLGLDERIEIYRLHADGKSSREIGDAIGRHHTTVGRELKRNSRQTKIWLGGYNPRRAHELAARRREWDCRFKLERQPDLRKIVENGLAMGSSPEQIAGRLTLLNGPTVSHESIYRFIYHRSAQKDYWHRLLPRRKSRRGHFGKRGGSSASFIKQRRPIQERPTEADTRTQPGHWEADYMLFAKYGHNLLVLHERQTRFTIVEKLPHRRARLTACRIAGNLRHIPQHLRKTISFDNGTEFAEHYRLHQSLGVSTFFCDVRSPWQKGGVENTIGRLRRPLPRKTNLETLTAKQLRAHVDQLNNTPRKCLGFLTPAEAFLKISTGALQT; encoded by the coding sequence ATGGGAAGAAGCTACAGGCAGCTCGGCCTTGACGAGCGTATCGAGATTTACCGTCTGCATGCAGACGGTAAATCTTCGCGTGAGATCGGGGATGCGATTGGCCGGCATCACACGACGGTTGGCCGTGAACTCAAGCGTAATAGCCGGCAGACCAAGATCTGGCTGGGTGGCTACAACCCGCGTCGCGCCCATGAACTGGCCGCCAGGCGGCGGGAATGGGATTGCCGCTTCAAGCTGGAGCGCCAGCCGGACCTGCGAAAGATCGTGGAAAACGGCCTTGCGATGGGAAGCTCTCCCGAACAGATCGCAGGCCGACTGACCCTCTTAAATGGTCCCACCGTCAGCCATGAGTCAATCTATCGGTTCATCTACCACCGCTCGGCGCAGAAGGATTATTGGCACCGGCTCCTGCCTCGCCGAAAGAGTCGGCGCGGACATTTCGGCAAGCGCGGCGGCAGCTCCGCCAGCTTCATCAAGCAGCGCCGGCCGATCCAGGAGAGGCCGACCGAAGCCGACACACGGACCCAGCCAGGCCATTGGGAAGCCGACTACATGCTCTTCGCCAAATATGGCCACAACCTGCTCGTCCTTCATGAACGGCAGACCCGCTTCACCATCGTCGAAAAATTGCCCCATCGCCGGGCCAGGCTGACCGCATGCCGGATCGCCGGAAACCTCCGGCATATCCCCCAGCATCTGCGAAAAACTATCAGCTTCGACAACGGCACCGAGTTCGCCGAGCATTATCGGCTGCACCAATCACTCGGTGTCAGCACCTTCTTTTGCGATGTCCGAAGCCCTTGGCAAAAGGGCGGCGTCGAAAACACCATCGGCAGGCTCCGCCGCCCCCTGCCACGCAAAACCAACCTCGAAACGCTCACCGCCAAACAGCTGCGCGCGCACGTCGACCAGCTCAACAACACACCCAGAAAATGCCTTGGCTTCCTAACCCCCGCCGAGGCATTCCTCAAAATCTCAACCGGTGCACTTCAAACGTGA
- a CDS encoding inositol monophosphatase (PFAM: inositol monophosphatase), with protein sequence MPEGLLDAVSAVAAEVGAMAHASWRGDFRTWDKTPGSPVCDIDLAADALLRERLMAIDPEAGWLSEETADSAERLNCVRVWVVDPIDGTRDYVRGREGWAVSIALVEGGRPVIGVLDAPARGEHWRAQAGQGATRNGVAVRASNRIELPGARVPADVLPRGDADLVTVAKPNSIALRIAMVAADEADLLATIRWGHEWDIAAAALIAQEAGATVTDALGRPLRYNSTKGEQFGVLATAPAIHADAVARLARRAAKAVVR encoded by the coding sequence GTGCCTGAGGGGCTGTTAGATGCGGTGAGCGCGGTCGCGGCCGAGGTCGGCGCGATGGCGCACGCCTCGTGGCGCGGCGACTTCAGGACCTGGGACAAGACGCCGGGCAGCCCGGTCTGCGACATCGACCTCGCCGCCGACGCGCTGCTGCGCGAGCGGCTGATGGCGATCGATCCCGAGGCCGGCTGGCTGTCGGAGGAGACCGCCGACAGCGCCGAGCGGCTCAACTGCGTGCGGGTCTGGGTGGTCGATCCGATCGACGGCACCCGCGACTATGTGCGCGGCCGCGAGGGCTGGGCGGTGTCGATCGCGCTGGTCGAGGGCGGCCGGCCGGTGATCGGCGTGCTCGACGCGCCGGCTCGCGGCGAGCATTGGCGCGCGCAGGCGGGCCAGGGCGCCACCCGCAACGGCGTGGCGGTGCGCGCCTCGAACCGGATCGAGCTTCCCGGCGCGCGGGTGCCGGCCGACGTCCTGCCGCGCGGCGATGCCGACCTTGTGACCGTCGCCAAGCCCAATTCGATCGCGCTGCGCATCGCGATGGTCGCCGCCGACGAGGCGGACCTGCTCGCCACCATCCGCTGGGGCCATGAGTGGGACATCGCCGCCGCCGCGCTGATCGCGCAGGAAGCCGGGGCGACCGTCACGGACGCGCTCGGCCGGCCGCTGCGCTACAACAGCACCAAGGGCGAGCAGTTCGGCGTGCTGGCGACCGCGCCGGCGATCCATGCCGATGCGGTCGCCCGGCTGGCGCGGCGCGCGGCGAAGGCGGTCGTCCGGTAA